A DNA window from Drosophila sechellia strain sech25 chromosome X, ASM438219v1, whole genome shotgun sequence contains the following coding sequences:
- the LOC116802157 gene encoding uncharacterized protein LOC116802157 isoform X2, producing MSSIDWVGDMLYYVMRTYLGLTAPSCNTHFLIDVLGKIEHFIYFIEFSMMIMRRPRNFKALTDSQANRLQLYNCLSMLRTWAKVIYALVSVVIKALQEIKTHYISIAIVISGIVLAIDMIFLAINGLHGKRTLRPARILWISLSCCTWVPGILNELIIYLYN from the exons ATGAGTTCCATCGACTGGGTCGGTGATATGCTTTACTACGTTATGCGCACCTACCTGGGGTTAACCGCACCCAGTTGCAATACACACTTCCTTATCGATGTCCTTGGAAAG ATTgaacattttatatattttatcgAATTTTCCATGATGATAATGAGGCGGCCAAGAAATTTCAAGGCTTTGACTGATAGCCAAGCGAACCGCCTTCAACTCTACAATTGCCTTTCAATGTTACGGACTTGGGCAAAAGTGATATACGCATTGGTATCCGTGGTAATTAAGG CATTACAAGAGATCAAGACGCATTACATAAGTATCGCTATAGTGATTTCCGGCATCGTCTTGGCCATCGATATGATCTTCTTGGCAATAAATGGCTTACATGGCAAAAGAACGCTGCGACCCGCGCGGATTCTGTGGATTTCGTTGAGCTGTTGCACTTGGGTGCCGGGGATTCTGAACGAACTGATCATctatttgtataattaa
- the LOC6620376 gene encoding uncharacterized protein LOC6620376, whose product MGAQLAGEKRAEGGGAGPETGPHPPQKRDSTTKGTEKSEHAENALPGQPQQEPDGPPIPKQAYPQPMHVSRRLTRSRSVTTDIQRMPTEAIYAEFDRLIQQVENHLGPLAMEAPCLDVAARLQSCLQAHRQRSCNCFAAMEEYRHCVVRATQNRVDDLADMEPPMLPVVPPQVMPPPAVPPPNARGNRRWWKFWTWFR is encoded by the exons ATGGGCGCCCAGTTGGCCGGCGAAAAGCGCGCCGAGGGGGGCGGcgcaggaccagaaacaggACCACACCCACCGCAAAAGAGGGATTCCACGACCAAGGGGACGGAAAAGTCGGAGCACGCGGAGAACGCGTTGCCGGGGCAGCCGCAGCAGGAACCGGATGGACCACCGATCCCCAAACAGGCGTATCCACAACCGATGCACGTTTCCAGACGCCTCACAAGATCGCGCAGCGTCACCACAGATATCCAACGAAT GCCAACGGAGGCCATTTACGCGGAATTCGATCGCCTGATTCAGCAGGTGGAGAACCATCTGGGGCCGTTGGCGATGGAGGCACCGTGCTTGGATGTGGCCGCCCGGCTGCAGAGCTGCCTCCAGGCGCACCGCCAGCGGTCGTGCAACTGCTTTGCGGCGATGGAGGAGTACCGCCACTGCGTGGTGCGGGCCACACAGAATCGCGTGGACGACTTGGCGGACATGGAGCCGCCAATGTTGCCGGTGGTGCCGCCCCAGGTGATGCCGCCACCCGCTGTGCCGCCGCCAAATGCGCGTGGCAACCGCAGGTGGTGGAAGTTTTGGACCTGGTTCCGCTAA
- the LOC116802157 gene encoding uncharacterized protein LOC116802157 isoform X1 produces the protein MSSIDWVGDMLYYVMRTYLGLTAPSCNTHFLIDVLGKIEHFIYFIEFSMMIMRRPRNFKALTDSQANRLQLYNCLSMLRTWAKVIYALVSVHAMD, from the exons ATGAGTTCCATCGACTGGGTCGGTGATATGCTTTACTACGTTATGCGCACCTACCTGGGGTTAACCGCACCCAGTTGCAATACACACTTCCTTATCGATGTCCTTGGAAAG ATTgaacattttatatattttatcgAATTTTCCATGATGATAATGAGGCGGCCAAGAAATTTCAAGGCTTTGACTGATAGCCAAGCGAACCGCCTTCAACTCTACAATTGCCTTTCAATGTTACGGACTTGGGCAAAAGTGATATACGCATTGGTATCCGTG CATGCTATGGATTAA